A genomic window from Haliaeetus albicilla chromosome 10, bHalAlb1.1, whole genome shotgun sequence includes:
- the TARS2 gene encoding threonine--tRNA ligase, mitochondrial isoform X2 → MPSARAGGRLLFAGAARRHRVSGPDPHLSERLRLFQQLRAAQEQRDEAGTGTGTGTGTGGDRPPPGTPIRIVLSGGGCLPGRALQTTPFQVATQLGGGLAEAALVARVNGTLQDLDRPLESDTDLELLDFSTPEGRVAFWQSSACVLGAVAEQFYGATLCSAQATEDGFFCDIHMGERTVQRSELPALEDACDTFARTGHRFERLEATRQQLAKLFKHNSFQLQQIEEEVTSPTATIYRCGPLLQLCRGPLLRHTGLIVALRILTSSAAFWRGAGSHQSLQRIAAVAFPSTQDLAAWQQAQDEAALRDHRRIGREQELFFFHKLSPGSCFFLPRGAHIYNTLVDFIRSEYRARGFCEVVTPNVFSPQLWELSGHWQHYSTHMFSFTAGTETLSLKPMNCPAHCLMFAHRPRSWRELPLRLADFGVLHRNEPPGTLTGLTRVRRFQQDDAHIFCTLEQLEGEIDACLDFVRTVYTTLGFSFHLALATRPPGFLGDPETWDRAEQQLERSLRAFGQPWELSLGDGAFYGPKIDIRIRDALGRQHQCGTIQLDFQMPERFELEYARPLWLSPLQVMVIPQAPEVEDYAREVQAVLRGGGMMADLDRDAGATLARKIRRAQLTHYNFQLVVGRREWAHGTVSVRTRDNRQLGERDLHWVLQRLRELRDARVPDAEERF, encoded by the exons ATGCCGTCCgcccgggccggggggcggcTGCTCTTCGCGGGAGCCGCGCGCCGACACCGG GTTTCCGGGCCGGACCCCCACCTCTCTGAGCGCCTCCGGCTCTTCCAGCAGCTGCGGGCGGCGCAGGAGCAACGGGATGAggccgggaccgggaccgggaccgggaccgggacaGGGGGTgaccgcccccccccggggacccccatCCGCATCGTCCTGtccggggggggctgcctgcccGGCCGGGCCCTGCAGACCACCCCCTTCCAGGTGGCCACGCAGCTGGG GGGTGGCCTGGCGGAGGCGGCACTGGTGGCCCGGGTGAACGGGACCCTCCAGGACCTCGACCGGCCCCTGGAGAGCGACACCGACCTGGAGCTTCTCGACTTCTCGACGCCGGAGGGACGGGTG gcTTTCTGGCAGTCCAGCGCCTGCGTCCTGGGGGCAGTGGCGGAGCAATTTTACGGGGCCACACTGTGCAGTGCCCAGGCCACCGAGGATGGCTTCTTCTGCGACATCCACATGGGAGAGAG GACGGTGCAGCGCAGCGAGCTGCCGGCACTGGAGGATGCTTGTGACACTTTCGCCCGCACCGGGCACCGCTTCGAGCGCCTTGAGGCCACCCGCCAGCAGCTGGCCAAGCTCTTCAAG cacaacagcttccagctgcagcagatcGAGGAGGAGGTGACGTCTCCTACTGCCACCATCTATAG GTGTGgccccctgctccagctctgccGCGGCCCCCTCCTCCGGCACACAGGGCTGATCGTAGCCCTCCGCATCCTGACC AGCTCGGCAGCGTTTTGGCGAGGGGCCGGGAGCCACCAGTCGCTGCAGCGCATCGCCGCCGTTgccttccccagcacccaggaTTTGGCTGCTTGGCAGCAGGCGCAGGATGAGGCCGCCCTGAGGGATCACCGCCGCATCGGTCGG gagcaggagcttttcttcttccacaaGCTCAGCCCCGGCAGCTGCTTCTTCCTGCCCCGTGGTGCCCACATCTACAACACCCTTGTTGACTTTATCAGG agCGAGTACCGGGCAAGGGGCTTCTGTGAGGTGGTGACCCCCAACGTGTTCAGCCCGCAGCTCTGGGAGCTCTCGGGGCACTGGCAGCACTACAGCACCCACATGTTCTCTTTCACCGCTGGCACTGAGACCCTCTCTCTCAAACCCATGAACTGCCCGGCTCACTG CCTGATGTTTGCCCACCGGCCACGGTCGTGGCGGGAGCTGCCGCTGCGCCTGGCcgattttggggtgctgcatCGCAACGAGCCCCCTGGCACCTTAACAGGGCTGACCCGGGTGCGGCGCTTCCAGCAGGACGATGCTCACATCTTCTGCACCCTGGAGCAG CTGGAGGGCGAGATTGATGCCTGCCTGGACTTCGTGCGGACGGTTTACACCACGCTGGGCTTCTCCTTCCATCTGGCCCTGGCCACCCGCCCCCCTGGATTCCTGGGGGACCCCGAGACCTGGGACCGCGCCGAACAG cagctggagcggAGTCTCCGTGCCTTCGGGCAGCCCTGGGAGCTGAGTCTGGGTGACGGCGCCTTTTATGGCCCCAAG ATCGATATCCGGATCCGGGATGCGCTGGGGCGGCAGCATCAATGCGGCACCATCCAGCTGGATTTCCAGATGCCGGAGAGATTTGAGCTGGAGTATGCCAG gccgcTCTGGCTGTCCCCACTGCAGGTGATGGTCATCCCGCAGGCGCCCGAAGTCGAGGACTATGCCCGGGAG GTGCAGGCAGTTCTGCGAGGGGGTGGCATGATGGCCGACCTGGACAGGGACGCAGGGGCCACCCTGGCCAGGAAGATCCGCCGGGCCCAGCTCACCCACTACAACTTCCAGCTGG TGGTGGGCCGGCGGGAGTGGGCACATGGCACCGTCAGCGTCCGTACGCGGGACAACCGGCAACTGGGGGAGCGCGACCTGCACTGGGTGCTGCAGCGGCTGCGGGAGCTGCGGGATGCCCGCGTCCCTGACGCTGAGGAGCGATTCTGA
- the TARS2 gene encoding threonine--tRNA ligase, mitochondrial isoform X1 gives MPSARAGGRLLFAGAARRHRVSGPDPHLSERLRLFQQLRAAQEQRDEAGTGTGTGTGTGGDRPPPGTPIRIVLSGGGCLPGRALQTTPFQVATQLGGGLAEAALVARVNGTLQDLDRPLESDTDLELLDFSTPEGRVAFWQSSACVLGAVAEQFYGATLCSAQATEDGFFCDIHMGERTVQRSELPALEDACDTFARTGHRFERLEATRQQLAKLFKHNSFQLQQIEEEVTSPTATIYRCGPLLQLCRGPLLRHTGLIVALRILTSSAAFWRGAGSHQSLQRIAAVAFPSTQDLAAWQQAQDEAALRDHRRIGREQELFFFHKLSPGSCFFLPRGAHIYNTLVDFIRSEYRARGFCEVVTPNVFSPQLWELSGHWQHYSTHMFSFTAGTETLSLKPMNCPAHCLMFAHRPRSWRELPLRLADFGVLHRNEPPGTLTGLTRVRRFQQDDAHIFCTLEQLEGEIDACLDFVRTVYTTLGFSFHLALATRPPGFLGDPETWDRAEQQLERSLRAFGQPWELSLGDGAFYGPKIDIRIRDALGRQHQCGTIQLDFQMPERFELEYASATGGVVRPVLIHRAVLGSVERMVAVLAESCGGRWPLWLSPLQVMVIPQAPEVEDYAREVQAVLRGGGMMADLDRDAGATLARKIRRAQLTHYNFQLVVGRREWAHGTVSVRTRDNRQLGERDLHWVLQRLRELRDARVPDAEERF, from the exons ATGCCGTCCgcccgggccggggggcggcTGCTCTTCGCGGGAGCCGCGCGCCGACACCGG GTTTCCGGGCCGGACCCCCACCTCTCTGAGCGCCTCCGGCTCTTCCAGCAGCTGCGGGCGGCGCAGGAGCAACGGGATGAggccgggaccgggaccgggaccgggaccgggacaGGGGGTgaccgcccccccccggggacccccatCCGCATCGTCCTGtccggggggggctgcctgcccGGCCGGGCCCTGCAGACCACCCCCTTCCAGGTGGCCACGCAGCTGGG GGGTGGCCTGGCGGAGGCGGCACTGGTGGCCCGGGTGAACGGGACCCTCCAGGACCTCGACCGGCCCCTGGAGAGCGACACCGACCTGGAGCTTCTCGACTTCTCGACGCCGGAGGGACGGGTG gcTTTCTGGCAGTCCAGCGCCTGCGTCCTGGGGGCAGTGGCGGAGCAATTTTACGGGGCCACACTGTGCAGTGCCCAGGCCACCGAGGATGGCTTCTTCTGCGACATCCACATGGGAGAGAG GACGGTGCAGCGCAGCGAGCTGCCGGCACTGGAGGATGCTTGTGACACTTTCGCCCGCACCGGGCACCGCTTCGAGCGCCTTGAGGCCACCCGCCAGCAGCTGGCCAAGCTCTTCAAG cacaacagcttccagctgcagcagatcGAGGAGGAGGTGACGTCTCCTACTGCCACCATCTATAG GTGTGgccccctgctccagctctgccGCGGCCCCCTCCTCCGGCACACAGGGCTGATCGTAGCCCTCCGCATCCTGACC AGCTCGGCAGCGTTTTGGCGAGGGGCCGGGAGCCACCAGTCGCTGCAGCGCATCGCCGCCGTTgccttccccagcacccaggaTTTGGCTGCTTGGCAGCAGGCGCAGGATGAGGCCGCCCTGAGGGATCACCGCCGCATCGGTCGG gagcaggagcttttcttcttccacaaGCTCAGCCCCGGCAGCTGCTTCTTCCTGCCCCGTGGTGCCCACATCTACAACACCCTTGTTGACTTTATCAGG agCGAGTACCGGGCAAGGGGCTTCTGTGAGGTGGTGACCCCCAACGTGTTCAGCCCGCAGCTCTGGGAGCTCTCGGGGCACTGGCAGCACTACAGCACCCACATGTTCTCTTTCACCGCTGGCACTGAGACCCTCTCTCTCAAACCCATGAACTGCCCGGCTCACTG CCTGATGTTTGCCCACCGGCCACGGTCGTGGCGGGAGCTGCCGCTGCGCCTGGCcgattttggggtgctgcatCGCAACGAGCCCCCTGGCACCTTAACAGGGCTGACCCGGGTGCGGCGCTTCCAGCAGGACGATGCTCACATCTTCTGCACCCTGGAGCAG CTGGAGGGCGAGATTGATGCCTGCCTGGACTTCGTGCGGACGGTTTACACCACGCTGGGCTTCTCCTTCCATCTGGCCCTGGCCACCCGCCCCCCTGGATTCCTGGGGGACCCCGAGACCTGGGACCGCGCCGAACAG cagctggagcggAGTCTCCGTGCCTTCGGGCAGCCCTGGGAGCTGAGTCTGGGTGACGGCGCCTTTTATGGCCCCAAG ATCGATATCCGGATCCGGGATGCGCTGGGGCGGCAGCATCAATGCGGCACCATCCAGCTGGATTTCCAGATGCCGGAGAGATTTGAGCTGGAGTATGCCAG TGCGACGGGGGGGGTGGTGCGGCCAGTGCTGATCCACCGGGCAGTGCTGGGTTCCGTTGAGCGCATGGTGGCTGTGCTGGCTGAGAGCTGCGGTGGCCGATG gccgcTCTGGCTGTCCCCACTGCAGGTGATGGTCATCCCGCAGGCGCCCGAAGTCGAGGACTATGCCCGGGAG GTGCAGGCAGTTCTGCGAGGGGGTGGCATGATGGCCGACCTGGACAGGGACGCAGGGGCCACCCTGGCCAGGAAGATCCGCCGGGCCCAGCTCACCCACTACAACTTCCAGCTGG TGGTGGGCCGGCGGGAGTGGGCACATGGCACCGTCAGCGTCCGTACGCGGGACAACCGGCAACTGGGGGAGCGCGACCTGCACTGGGTGCTGCAGCGGCTGCGGGAGCTGCGGGATGCCCGCGTCCCTGACGCTGAGGAGCGATTCTGA
- the ECM1 gene encoding extracellular matrix protein 1 isoform X2, whose translation MATFGLFFLGTAVVALVQPQHVVQESLVLQHPHIEQLLQEEQDPVLPPDILAMGTTSPLRHPPAWPNTLDGFPPAWPVAAAITRHCSQPPRPPPTLQLPSTAFAHLHRQAAALDAFRPRLDACCHHHTPLPCARRAWTDVLDRFCTDEFGVKTRQYHCCRQQGAARRRCFAQGSDAIAASAVVTVWDPVAEPPFPPGEPTAANMGNICGLRGLRPGPPGPSGPSGPRVRLRLRLEREYSRCCRNGSLTCAHDAWRKGLERFCREEAAVKTRQHRCCQRGGGHARVRCFAAAAPHPAYDRELHNISLAQPGPALLRSLCGPTRLLTKRRPVPELLRAVTSGCCLLPPEEQSACADEQLSQGITTLCATPRDTWRDPQGCCSQGHPEQRHCFNTKYLARVTLGAAVAPPPLGHDE comes from the exons ATGGCCACCTTCGGCCTCTTCTTCCTCGGCACTGCCG TGGTGGCCCTGGTGCAACCCCAGCATGTGGTACAGGAGAGCCTGGTCCTGCAGCACCCCCACATCGAGCAGC tgctgcaggaggaacAGGACCCCGTGCTGCCCCCCGACATCCTGGCGATGGGCACCACGTCCCCCCTGCGCCACCCCCCCGCCTGGCCCAACACCCTGGACGGCTTCCCCCCTGCCTGGCCTGTGGCCGCTGCCATCACCCGTCACTGCAGccagcccccccggccccccccgaCCCTCCAGCTGCCCTCCACCGCCTTCGCCCACCTGCACCGGCAGGCTGCCGCGCTCGACGCCTTCCGGCCCCGCCTCGACGCCTGCTGCCACCACCACACCCCACTGCCCTGCGCCCGCCGCGCC TGGACGGATGTGCTGGACAGATTCTGCACCGATGAATTTGGGGTGAAAACGCGCCAGTACCATTGCTGCCGGCAGCAAGGCGCGGCACGCCGCCGCTGCTTCGCCCAGGGCTCCGATGCCATTGCCGCCAGCGCTGTTGTCACCGTCTGGGACCCGGTTGCCGAGCCGCCCTTTCCCCCTGGCGAGCCCACCGCCGCCAACATGGGCAACATCTGTGGGTTGCGGGGACtgcgccccggcccccccggcccctctgGCCCTTCTGGCCCCCGCGTCCGCCTGCGCCTGCGCCTGGAGCGCGAGTACAGCCGCTGCTGCCGCAACGGGAGCCTCACCTGCGCCCATGATGCC TGGCGGAAGGGCCTGGAGCGGTTCTGCCGGGAGGAGGCGGCGGTGAAGACGAGGCAGCACCGCTGCTGCCAGCGCGGGGGGGGCCATGCCCGGGTCCGCTGCTTCGCAGCTGCTGCCCCGCACCCAGCCTACGACCGGGAGCTGCACAACATCAGCCTGGCCCAGCCGGGCCCTGCGCTGCTCCGCTCCCTCTGTGGGCCCACCCGCCTGCTCACCAAGAG GCGGCCGGTGCCGGAGCTGCTGCGGGCCGTGACATCCgggtgctgcctgctgcccccCGAGGAGCAAAGCGCCTGCGCTGATGAGCAG CTGTCCCAGGGCATCACCACCCTCTGTGCCACCCCGCGGGACACTTGGCGTgacccccagggctgctgctcacAGGGGCACCCTGAGCAGCGCCACTGCTTCAACACCAAGTACCTTGCCCGGGTGACCCTGGGGGCTGCCGTGGCCCCGCCACCCCTCGGCCACGATGAGTGA
- the ECM1 gene encoding extracellular matrix protein 1 isoform X1 produces the protein MATFGLFFLGTAVTVVALVQPQHVVQESLVLQHPHIEQLLQEEQDPVLPPDILAMGTTSPLRHPPAWPNTLDGFPPAWPVAAAITRHCSQPPRPPPTLQLPSTAFAHLHRQAAALDAFRPRLDACCHHHTPLPCARRAWTDVLDRFCTDEFGVKTRQYHCCRQQGAARRRCFAQGSDAIAASAVVTVWDPVAEPPFPPGEPTAANMGNICGLRGLRPGPPGPSGPSGPRVRLRLRLEREYSRCCRNGSLTCAHDAWRKGLERFCREEAAVKTRQHRCCQRGGGHARVRCFAAAAPHPAYDRELHNISLAQPGPALLRSLCGPTRLLTKRRPVPELLRAVTSGCCLLPPEEQSACADEQLSQGITTLCATPRDTWRDPQGCCSQGHPEQRHCFNTKYLARVTLGAAVAPPPLGHDE, from the exons ATGGCCACCTTCGGCCTCTTCTTCCTCGGCACTGCCG TGACAGTGGTGGCCCTGGTGCAACCCCAGCATGTGGTACAGGAGAGCCTGGTCCTGCAGCACCCCCACATCGAGCAGC tgctgcaggaggaacAGGACCCCGTGCTGCCCCCCGACATCCTGGCGATGGGCACCACGTCCCCCCTGCGCCACCCCCCCGCCTGGCCCAACACCCTGGACGGCTTCCCCCCTGCCTGGCCTGTGGCCGCTGCCATCACCCGTCACTGCAGccagcccccccggccccccccgaCCCTCCAGCTGCCCTCCACCGCCTTCGCCCACCTGCACCGGCAGGCTGCCGCGCTCGACGCCTTCCGGCCCCGCCTCGACGCCTGCTGCCACCACCACACCCCACTGCCCTGCGCCCGCCGCGCC TGGACGGATGTGCTGGACAGATTCTGCACCGATGAATTTGGGGTGAAAACGCGCCAGTACCATTGCTGCCGGCAGCAAGGCGCGGCACGCCGCCGCTGCTTCGCCCAGGGCTCCGATGCCATTGCCGCCAGCGCTGTTGTCACCGTCTGGGACCCGGTTGCCGAGCCGCCCTTTCCCCCTGGCGAGCCCACCGCCGCCAACATGGGCAACATCTGTGGGTTGCGGGGACtgcgccccggcccccccggcccctctgGCCCTTCTGGCCCCCGCGTCCGCCTGCGCCTGCGCCTGGAGCGCGAGTACAGCCGCTGCTGCCGCAACGGGAGCCTCACCTGCGCCCATGATGCC TGGCGGAAGGGCCTGGAGCGGTTCTGCCGGGAGGAGGCGGCGGTGAAGACGAGGCAGCACCGCTGCTGCCAGCGCGGGGGGGGCCATGCCCGGGTCCGCTGCTTCGCAGCTGCTGCCCCGCACCCAGCCTACGACCGGGAGCTGCACAACATCAGCCTGGCCCAGCCGGGCCCTGCGCTGCTCCGCTCCCTCTGTGGGCCCACCCGCCTGCTCACCAAGAG GCGGCCGGTGCCGGAGCTGCTGCGGGCCGTGACATCCgggtgctgcctgctgcccccCGAGGAGCAAAGCGCCTGCGCTGATGAGCAG CTGTCCCAGGGCATCACCACCCTCTGTGCCACCCCGCGGGACACTTGGCGTgacccccagggctgctgctcacAGGGGCACCCTGAGCAGCGCCACTGCTTCAACACCAAGTACCTTGCCCGGGTGACCCTGGGGGCTGCCGTGGCCCCGCCACCCCTCGGCCACGATGAGTGA
- the RPS27 gene encoding small ribosomal subunit protein eS27: MPLAKDLLHPSPEEEKRKHKKKRLVQSPNSYFMDVKCPGCYKITTVFSHAQTVVLCVGCSTVLCQPTGGKARLTEGCSFRRKQH, from the exons ATGCCT CTGGCAAAGGACTTGCTGCACCCTTCCCcggaggaagagaagaggaaacacAAGAAGAAGCGGCTGGTGCAGAGCCCCAACTCCTACTTCATGGACGTCAAGTGCCCGG GTTGTTACAAGATCACTACGGTGTTTAGCCACGCTCAGACAGTGGTTTTGTGCGTGGGCTGCTCGACCGTGCTGTGCCAACCCACGGGGGGCAAGGCGAGGCTGACAGAAG GCTGCTCTTTCAGACGAAAGCAGCATTAA
- the RAB13 gene encoding ras-related protein Rab-13 isoform X1, with the protein MAKAYDHLFKLLLIGDSGVGKTCLIIRFAEDNFTSTYISTIGIDFKIRTVDIDGKKIKLQVWDTAGQERFKTITTAYYRGAVVWWGGASSPQKGIILVYDITDEKSFENIQNWMKSIKENASAGVERLLIGNKCDMEAKRKVQRDEAEKLAKEHGIRFFETSAKSSVNVEEAFSTLARDILQKSSRKAAPSSSRPLLEPGPPRKAGGKCSLA; encoded by the exons aTGGCCAAAGCCTACGACCACCTCTTCAAGCTGCTGCTGATCGGGGACAGCGGCGTGGGCAAGACCTGCCTCATCATCCGCTTCGCCGAGGACAACTTCACCAGCACCTACATCTCCACCATCG GGATTGACTTCAAAATCCGGACAGTGGACATCGATGGGAAGAAGATCAAGCTGCAGGTCTG GGACACAGCGGGACAAGAGCGCTTCAAAACCATCACAACAGCCTATTACCGTGGAGCCGTGGTATGGTGGGGGGGTGCCAGCAGCCCCCAGAAG GGCATCATCCTTGTGTACGACATCACTGATGAGAAATCCTTTGAGAATATCCAAAACTGGATGAAAAGCATCAAGGAG aatGCCTCTGCCGGGGTCGAGCGTCTCCTCATCGGCAACAAGTGCGACATGGAGGCCAAGCGCAAAGTGCAGCGGGACGAGGCCGAGAAG CTGGCGAAGGAGCACGGGATCCGCTTCTTCGAGACCAGTGCCAAGTCCAGCGTAAATGTGGAAGAG gcctTCAGCACGCTGGCGCGGGACATCCTGCAGAAATCCTCCCGGAAAGCG gcccccagcagcagcaggcccCTGCTGGAGCCCGGCCCCCCGAGGAAAGCTGGGGGTAAATGCTCCCTGGCGTAG
- the RAB13 gene encoding ras-related protein Rab-13 isoform X2, with product MAKAYDHLFKLLLIGDSGVGKTCLIIRFAEDNFTSTYISTIGIDFKIRTVDIDGKKIKLQVWDTAGQERFKTITTAYYRGAVGIILVYDITDEKSFENIQNWMKSIKENASAGVERLLIGNKCDMEAKRKVQRDEAEKLAKEHGIRFFETSAKSSVNVEEAFSTLARDILQKSSRKAAPSSSRPLLEPGPPRKAGGKCSLA from the exons aTGGCCAAAGCCTACGACCACCTCTTCAAGCTGCTGCTGATCGGGGACAGCGGCGTGGGCAAGACCTGCCTCATCATCCGCTTCGCCGAGGACAACTTCACCAGCACCTACATCTCCACCATCG GGATTGACTTCAAAATCCGGACAGTGGACATCGATGGGAAGAAGATCAAGCTGCAGGTCTG GGACACAGCGGGACAAGAGCGCTTCAAAACCATCACAACAGCCTATTACCGTGGAGCCGTG GGCATCATCCTTGTGTACGACATCACTGATGAGAAATCCTTTGAGAATATCCAAAACTGGATGAAAAGCATCAAGGAG aatGCCTCTGCCGGGGTCGAGCGTCTCCTCATCGGCAACAAGTGCGACATGGAGGCCAAGCGCAAAGTGCAGCGGGACGAGGCCGAGAAG CTGGCGAAGGAGCACGGGATCCGCTTCTTCGAGACCAGTGCCAAGTCCAGCGTAAATGTGGAAGAG gcctTCAGCACGCTGGCGCGGGACATCCTGCAGAAATCCTCCCGGAAAGCG gcccccagcagcagcaggcccCTGCTGGAGCCCGGCCCCCCGAGGAAAGCTGGGGGTAAATGCTCCCTGGCGTAG
- the JTB gene encoding protein JTB isoform X2 → MGPRGPSGPRSYALYAVLGALVCGLWPAAAAMAASDERRSASPVAATPCWRVEDFVVAQECTRCSSFQAVSTGSDGAALTPSGAGPAPVWPLTDSSWSQKTIAECSPTGFIEKISCATSKRDEFKSCRSAVMEARVFWRFVGTMMCVATIFAVLVVCRQRVLDRKALEKVRKQIESI, encoded by the exons ATGGGGCCCCGTGGCCCTAGCGGGCCGCGCTCCTACGCCCTTTACGCCGTCCTGGGTGCCCTGGTGTGCGGTCTGTG gccggcggcggcggcgatggCGGCGAGCGATGAGCGGCGTTCGG CGAGCCCGGTGGCGGCCACGCCGTGCTGGCGGGTGGAGGACTTCGTGGTGGCCCAGGAGTGCACCCGCTGCTCCAGCTTCCAGGCGGTGAGTACGGGCAGCGACGGGGCTGCACTCACCCCCAGCGG GGCAGGTCCTGCCCCAGTATGGCCCCTGACGGATTCCTCTTGGTCGCAGAAGACGATAGCGGAGTGCAGCCCCACCGGCTTCATTGAGAAGATTAGCTGTGCCACCTCCAAGAGGGACGAATTCAAGAG CTGTCGCTCCGCAGTGATGGAGGCGCGCGTTTTCTGGAGATTCGTTGGCACCATGATGTGCGTTGCCACCATCTTTGCGGTGCTGGTGGTGTGTCGCCAGCGCGTCCTGGACAGGAAGGCCCTGGAGAAGGTCCGCAAGCAGATTGAGTCCATTTAA
- the JTB gene encoding protein JTB isoform X1 produces the protein MGPRGPSGPRSYALYAVLGALVCGLWPAAAAMAASDERRSASPVAATPCWRVEDFVVAQECTRCSSFQAVSTGSDGAALTPSGAGPAPVWPLTDSSWSQKTIAECSPTGFIEKISCATSKRDEFKRVPNSPYGCSCRSAVMEARVFWRFVGTMMCVATIFAVLVVCRQRVLDRKALEKVRKQIESI, from the exons ATGGGGCCCCGTGGCCCTAGCGGGCCGCGCTCCTACGCCCTTTACGCCGTCCTGGGTGCCCTGGTGTGCGGTCTGTG gccggcggcggcggcgatggCGGCGAGCGATGAGCGGCGTTCGG CGAGCCCGGTGGCGGCCACGCCGTGCTGGCGGGTGGAGGACTTCGTGGTGGCCCAGGAGTGCACCCGCTGCTCCAGCTTCCAGGCGGTGAGTACGGGCAGCGACGGGGCTGCACTCACCCCCAGCGG GGCAGGTCCTGCCCCAGTATGGCCCCTGACGGATTCCTCTTGGTCGCAGAAGACGATAGCGGAGTGCAGCCCCACCGGCTTCATTGAGAAGATTAGCTGTGCCACCTCCAAGAGGGACGAATTCAAGAG GGTTCCTAACTCTCCCTATGGGTGCAGCTGTCGCTCCGCAGTGATGGAGGCGCGCGTTTTCTGGAGATTCGTTGGCACCATGATGTGCGTTGCCACCATCTTTGCGGTGCTGGTGGTGTGTCGCCAGCGCGTCCTGGACAGGAAGGCCCTGGAGAAGGTCCGCAAGCAGATTGAGTCCATTTAA
- the JTB gene encoding protein JTB isoform X4, producing the protein MGPRGPSGPRSYALYAVLGALVCGLWPAAAAMAASDERRSASPVAATPCWRVEDFVVAQECTRCSSFQAKTIAECSPTGFIEKISCATSKRDEFKSCRSAVMEARVFWRFVGTMMCVATIFAVLVVCRQRVLDRKALEKVRKQIESI; encoded by the exons ATGGGGCCCCGTGGCCCTAGCGGGCCGCGCTCCTACGCCCTTTACGCCGTCCTGGGTGCCCTGGTGTGCGGTCTGTG gccggcggcggcggcgatggCGGCGAGCGATGAGCGGCGTTCGG CGAGCCCGGTGGCGGCCACGCCGTGCTGGCGGGTGGAGGACTTCGTGGTGGCCCAGGAGTGCACCCGCTGCTCCAGCTTCCAGGCG AAGACGATAGCGGAGTGCAGCCCCACCGGCTTCATTGAGAAGATTAGCTGTGCCACCTCCAAGAGGGACGAATTCAAGAG CTGTCGCTCCGCAGTGATGGAGGCGCGCGTTTTCTGGAGATTCGTTGGCACCATGATGTGCGTTGCCACCATCTTTGCGGTGCTGGTGGTGTGTCGCCAGCGCGTCCTGGACAGGAAGGCCCTGGAGAAGGTCCGCAAGCAGATTGAGTCCATTTAA
- the JTB gene encoding protein JTB isoform X3: MGPRGPSGPRSYALYAVLGALVCGLWPAAAAMAASDERRSASPVAATPCWRVEDFVVAQECTRCSSFQAKTIAECSPTGFIEKISCATSKRDEFKRVPNSPYGCSCRSAVMEARVFWRFVGTMMCVATIFAVLVVCRQRVLDRKALEKVRKQIESI, encoded by the exons ATGGGGCCCCGTGGCCCTAGCGGGCCGCGCTCCTACGCCCTTTACGCCGTCCTGGGTGCCCTGGTGTGCGGTCTGTG gccggcggcggcggcgatggCGGCGAGCGATGAGCGGCGTTCGG CGAGCCCGGTGGCGGCCACGCCGTGCTGGCGGGTGGAGGACTTCGTGGTGGCCCAGGAGTGCACCCGCTGCTCCAGCTTCCAGGCG AAGACGATAGCGGAGTGCAGCCCCACCGGCTTCATTGAGAAGATTAGCTGTGCCACCTCCAAGAGGGACGAATTCAAGAG GGTTCCTAACTCTCCCTATGGGTGCAGCTGTCGCTCCGCAGTGATGGAGGCGCGCGTTTTCTGGAGATTCGTTGGCACCATGATGTGCGTTGCCACCATCTTTGCGGTGCTGGTGGTGTGTCGCCAGCGCGTCCTGGACAGGAAGGCCCTGGAGAAGGTCCGCAAGCAGATTGAGTCCATTTAA